Genomic window (Xylanimonas protaetiae):
GGCAGCCATCGCGCGCACGCTGGTGCGCGGAGCCCGGCTGTGGCTGGCCGACGAGCCCACCGGGAACCTCGACACCACGCAGTCCGCCGAGATCATCGAGCTGCTGCGCCTGCGCGCCCGCCAGCACGGCGCAGCGCTCGTCGTCGTCACCCATGAGCCCGACATCGCCGCCCTGCTGGACCGTGTGATCACGCTCAGCGACGGACGGGTGGTGTCGGACACCGGTGACCGCACCGGGGGCGCGCGGCACGAGAAGGTGCTGGCCTCATCGGGCGTCGTCCCCGAGCGCCACGCGGCCCTGCCCGCCGGTGCGAGAACGTCTCGCAGGATCCGTCGGCAGGTCGCCCGCACGGCACGCTTCGTGCGGCAGGGCTTCGCGGCGGGGCCGGGACGGACGCGGGCCGGGATGCTCGCCGCTGCCCTCGCCGTCGCCCTCACGGTGACCGCACTCGGGCTCTCGCAGAGCGCGGCCACCCAGGTCACGGCCATGTTCGACGCTCGCCGCGCCTCGCAGGTGACCGCGACGTTCACCCACGACACCGGCACCCCGCGCTGGGACCTCGACATCGACTCGGTGCGCGCCTTCCCCGGCGTGACGGCAGCCGAGCGGTGGCGGCAATGGGACTTCATCGCGATGAGCAACGGCGAGGTAGCCGCCACCGACGCCCAGCTCAACGCCGTCGACGCGACCCCGGCGTCGGGCTCGGACGCGCGGATCCGCTGGGCCACCTCGGCCGACACGCATCTGCGGCCCGGGGAGGTCGTGCTCGGCAAAGTCCTGGCCGAACGGCTCGGCGTCACACAGCTCGACCTCAGCCCCGAGATCACCATCGCCGGCCAACGGCTGCGCGTGTCCGGGATCCTCACCGAAGCCCGTCCCGGGACCGCCGTCGGCGCCGCCTTCGTCACCCCGGACACCGTCTCCGGGCTGCCACCGTCCTACACCACCACGGTGTTCGCCCTCACCGAGCCCGGCGCCGCCAGCCTGCTCGCCACCCGGATCGGCCTGCTCGCCGACCCCTTCGAAGAGCATCGCCTGACCGTCGACCCCGTACTCGGCGCAGACGCCTACCGCGGCCAGCTCGAAGCATCGGTGTCCGTGGCCCTGCAGGTGCTGGCCGTCGTCGCGTCCCTCGCCGGACTCGCCGGGGTGGTCCTCGTCAACATCTTGTCGGTGACGAGCCGAATCCCGGAGTTCGGGCTACGCCGAGCACTGGGATCCAGGCGCGGCGAACTCGTCGGGCTGGTCGTCGCCGAATGCGGGGTGCTCGGGCTGCTCGGTGCCGGACTCGGGTTCGCGGTCGGGTTCGCCGCCATCATGGTCGTCACCGCCGTCGCCCGCTGGCAGCCGGTCTTCGACCCCAAGTTGGCGCTCATCCCCCTCGCCGCGGTGCTTGTCTTCTCGCTCGCCGCTGCGTCCTTCCCGGCCGTCATCGCCGCCCGCACCCAGCCCGCCGACGCCGTCCGCATCTGACCGTCGAACCGGACGGATTGCGTTAGCTTCAGCCCCGATCCGCGGCGGGTCCGTGGACGGTGTGGCGCGCCGGGCCTAGATCGCCGGAGTGCCCCGCTGACTGGGATGA
Coding sequences:
- a CDS encoding ABC transporter ATP-binding protein/permease, coding for MGEARGADLGEGCRQVRAVDQASEALIRLDGVTRRFGQDTVALDRVSLTIAPGETVAIVGRSGSGKSTLLNILGLLDAPDEGTVVVDGQPLTRTDDATRTAWRAAALGFVFQRSHLIGGLSVRENVALGLRYAATWDGDERSLTSRVDAALADVDLGHRADARASTLSGGEMQRAAIARTLVRGARLWLADEPTGNLDTTQSAEIIELLRLRARQHGAALVVVTHEPDIAALLDRVITLSDGRVVSDTGDRTGGARHEKVLASSGVVPERHAALPAGARTSRRIRRQVARTARFVRQGFAAGPGRTRAGMLAAALAVALTVTALGLSQSAATQVTAMFDARRASQVTATFTHDTGTPRWDLDIDSVRAFPGVTAAERWRQWDFIAMSNGEVAATDAQLNAVDATPASGSDARIRWATSADTHLRPGEVVLGKVLAERLGVTQLDLSPEITIAGQRLRVSGILTEARPGTAVGAAFVTPDTVSGLPPSYTTTVFALTEPGAASLLATRIGLLADPFEEHRLTVDPVLGADAYRGQLEASVSVALQVLAVVASLAGLAGVVLVNILSVTSRIPEFGLRRALGSRRGELVGLVVAECGVLGLLGAGLGFAVGFAAIMVVTAVARWQPVFDPKLALIPLAAVLVFSLAAASFPAVIAARTQPADAVRI